A genome region from Erigeron canadensis isolate Cc75 chromosome 3, C_canadensis_v1, whole genome shotgun sequence includes the following:
- the LOC122594030 gene encoding kelch repeat and BTB domain-containing protein F47D12.7-like, with the protein MGSDHGPSSIRGLGKSQLGGVIFGTNKMTINECLHKQLFGLPKPHMVYVKRIEPGLPLFLFNYTDRTLLGIFEAASSGQENLDPYAWTCAGSQKTPFPAQVQICEKLKCKALTENQFKPIIADNYHTLSHFWFELDHAQTNRLLSLLSSQVLSGPRATVAPHSTIKKTTLLPLAKERMYQNPTEVVGNHLSGAKSLPSNIRDVKTSNALNEKDIVKMQLMELALKRKLVSPSTPSDKLVGPHCADHKVESAIVNNKTVENNKDDPANPTKDHFVIAQLIEKVEDLTAATVKQNDKIKHLEQLVASLEKNLAEAKNEIKNLKGVCNAPELQTSVGTQKVDDIEEKDIFPDGLPDDAILLVGGYDGASWLSTLDCYSPLQNLNKSLNPMNNERSHAAVSKLDGELYVFGGGTRGQWFDTVESYNPVANQWTTCPPLNQKKGSLAGATVNDKIYAFGGGIDTDCYATVEMLDFDIGAWIPARSMLEKRFSLAAAELNGAIYAVGGYDGKNYLRTAERFDPREHSWKKIESMNTLRGCPSMAVLDEKLFILGGYDGSELVSTVEIYDPRRGSWMIGEPMNIPRGFSAAAVTKDCIYVFGGLKNGEEINDTVEFYKEGQGWKMVQTNNACRRCFFSAVAL; encoded by the exons ATGGGTTCTGATCATGGTCCATCAAGCATTCGAGGTTTAGGGAAGAGTCAACTGGGTGGTGTGATTTTCGGTACCAATAAGATGACTATCAATGAATGTCTTCACAAGCAACTCTTTG GTTTACCAAAGCCGCATATGGTATATGTGAAAAGAATCGAACCTGGTCTGCCTTTATTTCTGTTCAATTATACTGATAGAACACTACTTGGCATTTTCGAGGCTGCAAGCTCTGGTCAAGAGAATCTAGACCCGTATGCGTGGACTTGTGCGGGTTCACAAAAAACACCATTTCCTGCTCAG GTTCAAATCTGCGAAAAGCTGAAATGCAAAGCATTAACTGAGAATCAGTTTAAGCCCATAATTGCCGATAATTACCATACCCTAAGTCATTTCTGGTTTGAGTTGGACCATGCTCAAACAAACAGGCTGTTATCTCTATTGTCGTCTCAAGTGCTTTCTGGTCCACGTGCAACGGTTGCTCCACATAGTACAATCAAGAAGACGACCTTATTGCCTTTGGCGAAGGAACGCATGTACCAAAACCCTACGGAAGTTGTTGGCAATCATTTAAGTGGTGCCAAGAGTTTGCCTAGCAACATCAGAGATGTCAAGACTTCTAATGCACTGAACGAGAAGGATATTGTGAAAATGCAGCTAATGGAACTTGCTCTAAAGCGTAAATTAGTGTCCCCAAGCACACCTTCTGATAAACTCGTGGGTCCACATTGTGCTGACCATAAAGTTGAGTCTGCTATTGTGAACAACAAGACTGTTGAGAACAACAAAGACGATCCTGCTAATCCAACCAAAGATCATTTTGTCATAGCTCAG TTAATTGAAAAAGTTGAAGATTTGACGGCAGCTACAGTCAAGCAGAATGACAAGATTAAGCATTTGGAACAGCTTGTTGCTTCTTTGGAGAAGAATCTG GCTGAAGCAAAAAACGAAATTAAGAACTTAAAGGGCGTCTGCAATGCTCCGGAATTACAAACTTCTGTGGGCACTCAGAAAGTTGATGACATAGAGGAAAAAGATATATTTCCAGATGGTTTACCTGATGACGCGATACTTTTAGTAGGCGGATATGATGGTGCATCTTGGTTGTCGACATTGGATTGCTACTCACCATTACAGAATCTTAATAAATCTCTTAATCCCATGAATAATGAAAGGTCGCATGCAGCAGTTTCTAAATTAGATGGTGAACTTTACGTGTTTGGTGGTGGAACCCGTGGTCAGTGGTTTGACACAG TTGAATCATATAATCCAGTAGCGAATCAGTGGACAACTTGTCCTCCTCTTAATCAGAAAAAAGGAAGTCTTGCTGGTGCCACTGTGAATGATAAAATATATGCATTCGGTGGAGGGATTGATACAGACTGTTATGCAACAGTAGAGATGTTGGATTTTGATATTGGAGCCTGGATTCCAGCACGTTCAATGCTTGAAAAG AGGTTTTCCTTAGCTGCAGCTGAGCTTAACGGGGCAATTTATGCAGTTGGTGGCTATGACGGGAAAAACTACCTGAG GACTGCAGAAAGATTTGATCCCAGAGAGCATTCTTGGAAAAAAATCGAGAGCATGAATACATTGAGGGGATGCCCATCTATGGCCGTTTTAGACGAAAAACT GTTCATTTTAGGAGGTTATGATGGTAGCGAATTGGTTTCAACTGTGGAAATCTATGATCCTAGACGTGGATCATGGATGATTGGAGAGCCAATGAACATACCTCGGGGATTTTCGGCTGCAGCTGTCACTAAAGATTGTATCTATGTTTTTGGTGGGCTCAAAAATGGTGAAGAAATTAATGATACT GTTGAATTTTACAAGGAAGGTCAAGGTTGGAAAATGGTCCAAACCAATAATGCTTGTCGAAGGTGCTTTTTCTCAGCTGTTGCTCTATGA